A genomic segment from Gilvibacter sp. SZ-19 encodes:
- the proS gene encoding proline--tRNA ligase, translating to MGKNLTSRSEDYSKWYNELVVKADLAENSGVRGSMVIKPYGYAIWERMQAELDRMFKETGHKNAYFPLFIPKSYFSKEASHVDGFAKECAVVTHYRLKNAEDGSGIVVDPDAKLEEELIVRPTSETIIWDTYRKWIQSYRDLPILVNQWANVVRWEMRTRLFLRTAEFLWQEGHTAHATKEEAIAEAEQMMHVYAEFAEKYMAVPVVKGTKTESERFAGALETYCIEALMQDGKALQAGTSHFLGQNFAKAFDVQFTSKEGKLEHVWATSWGVSTRLMGALIMTHSDDNGLILPPSLAPDQVVIVPIYKGEEQLAAVSEVANKLKADLKAAGVRVHYDDRDTHRPGWKFSEYELKGVPVRIAIGPKDMENGTVEIARRDIFKKQIIANDQVVGTVTGLLEEIQNGLFDRAVAYRAEHTTEVNSYEEFKEVLNGKGGFISAHWDGTSETEERIKQETKATIRCIPLDAKEEAGSCIYSGKPSARRVLFAKAY from the coding sequence ATGGGAAAGAATTTAACAAGTAGAAGCGAGGATTATTCCAAATGGTATAACGAGCTGGTAGTGAAGGCCGACTTGGCCGAAAACTCTGGTGTAAGAGGTTCGATGGTGATCAAACCCTACGGGTATGCTATTTGGGAGCGTATGCAGGCAGAACTGGATCGCATGTTTAAAGAAACCGGTCATAAGAATGCTTATTTCCCGCTTTTTATCCCTAAATCCTATTTTTCTAAGGAGGCGAGCCACGTAGATGGTTTTGCCAAGGAATGCGCTGTAGTTACGCATTACAGACTAAAGAATGCTGAGGACGGCAGCGGAATCGTGGTAGATCCAGATGCGAAGTTAGAAGAAGAGTTGATCGTTAGACCGACCTCTGAGACCATTATTTGGGATACTTATCGGAAGTGGATACAATCTTATCGCGATCTTCCAATTTTGGTAAACCAGTGGGCCAATGTGGTGCGTTGGGAAATGCGTACGCGCTTGTTTTTGCGTACTGCGGAGTTTTTATGGCAAGAAGGTCACACAGCACACGCCACCAAAGAAGAGGCGATTGCAGAGGCCGAGCAAATGATGCATGTCTATGCAGAGTTTGCAGAGAAATATATGGCCGTACCGGTAGTTAAGGGAACCAAAACCGAAAGCGAACGTTTTGCTGGAGCTTTAGAGACCTACTGTATCGAAGCCTTGATGCAAGACGGTAAGGCCTTACAAGCTGGAACTTCTCACTTCTTAGGGCAAAACTTTGCCAAGGCCTTTGATGTGCAGTTTACCTCTAAAGAAGGCAAGCTAGAGCATGTGTGGGCAACTTCTTGGGGAGTGTCTACCCGTCTTATGGGAGCCTTGATTATGACCCATTCGGATGATAACGGTTTGATCTTGCCTCCATCGTTAGCGCCAGATCAGGTAGTTATTGTTCCTATTTATAAAGGAGAAGAGCAATTGGCGGCCGTGAGCGAGGTAGCCAATAAATTAAAAGCAGATCTTAAAGCTGCAGGAGTTCGGGTGCATTATGACGATAGAGATACCCACAGACCAGGCTGGAAGTTCAGCGAATACGAACTTAAAGGAGTTCCTGTTCGTATTGCCATTGGACCTAAAGATATGGAGAACGGTACGGTAGAGATCGCGCGTAGAGATATCTTTAAGAAACAGATCATTGCCAACGATCAGGTGGTAGGTACAGTTACAGGCCTTTTGGAAGAGATCCAAAATGGGCTATTTGATCGTGCTGTGGCCTACAGAGCTGAACATACTACAGAAGTAAACAGTTATGAGGAGTTCAAAGAAGTACTTAATGGTAAAGGCGGATTCATTTCGGCCCATTGGGACGGAACTTCTGAAACCGAAGAGCGTATAAAACAAGAAACCAAGGCAACCATTCGTTGTATTCCGTTGGATGCCAAAGAAGAAGCGGGTAGCTGTATTTACAGCGGGAAGCCCTCTGCCAGAAGGGTTTTGTTTGCGAAAGCGTACTAG
- the rpsT gene encoding 30S ribosomal protein S20 — MANHKSALKRIRNSETKRLRNRYQHKTARNAMKRLFETTKKKDAETMFPEVASMVDKLAKRNIIHKNKAANLKSNMAKHVASL; from the coding sequence ATGGCAAATCATAAGTCAGCCTTAAAGCGCATAAGAAACAGCGAGACCAAACGTCTACGTAACCGTTACCAGCACAAAACTGCTCGTAATGCAATGAAGCGTTTGTTTGAGACTACCAAGAAGAAAGATGCAGAAACTATGTTTCCTGAAGTTGCTTCTATGGTAGACAAATTGGCAAAGCGTAATATTATTCACAAGAATAAAGCCGCTAACCTAAAATCGAACATGGCGAAGCATGTAGCTTCTCTATAA
- a CDS encoding toll/interleukin-1 receptor domain-containing protein produces MNIIENNQDFVKWLRKVDDDHIKRDHELNSYRHSNNTLRVDNLTIEKLEIRRKHFETTEFQSCVFFNCNFTSSLFFVSTLINCKFINCHFTWTDFIDVDLISCEFIDCRVYQMNMSDAIINNTVFTNCTDITDLRIRGDRDREIKFKTCYIQELRIEPISSKSTERYIFANCLIKESSFYRVDFKESAFEYCNLALNQFNGCSLSDHSLMISNSIPGKEYNFIDIRSILNSVPLGEKVLENLFGIHNRDIKEYLVDMTSKIEFQSIFISYSFHDSKFAKLINEELKRRGIITFLWEKDSKAGERLTKIMSDGINEKDRVLFISSEYSLKSKACHFELTEGRKKQELSWENVLFPIHLDNYLFDLEKDVIRPIEKQDEYWENITELKRLNSLSFIEFINPSSRNQLEFEKQIFRLIEGLRK; encoded by the coding sequence TTGAATATTATCGAAAACAATCAGGATTTCGTTAAATGGTTGAGGAAGGTTGATGACGATCATATTAAACGTGACCATGAACTAAACAGTTACAGACACTCCAATAATACTCTAAGAGTTGATAACCTCACAATTGAAAAACTTGAAATACGGCGTAAACACTTTGAAACCACTGAGTTCCAGTCCTGTGTTTTTTTCAATTGTAATTTTACTTCATCATTATTTTTTGTTTCTACATTAATTAATTGCAAGTTTATTAATTGCCATTTCACATGGACAGATTTTATTGATGTAGACTTAATTTCATGTGAGTTTATTGATTGCAGAGTTTACCAAATGAACATGAGTGATGCGATTATAAATAATACTGTATTTACAAATTGCACAGATATTACAGATTTAAGAATAAGGGGAGATCGTGATAGAGAAATTAAATTCAAGACATGTTATATCCAAGAACTCCGCATAGAACCTATATCATCAAAATCGACTGAACGCTACATATTTGCAAATTGTTTAATAAAAGAATCGAGTTTTTATCGTGTTGATTTCAAAGAAAGTGCTTTCGAATATTGCAATTTAGCCTTAAATCAATTTAACGGTTGCTCGCTATCAGATCATTCTTTAATGATCTCCAATAGTATTCCTGGGAAAGAATATAACTTTATTGATATCAGATCAATCTTAAATTCTGTCCCGTTAGGAGAAAAGGTTTTGGAGAATTTGTTTGGCATACACAATAGAGATATAAAGGAATACTTAGTGGATATGACCTCGAAAATTGAATTCCAATCAATCTTCATTTCATATAGCTTTCATGATTCGAAATTCGCCAAGCTTATTAATGAAGAATTAAAAAGGCGAGGAATAATTACCTTTTTATGGGAGAAGGATTCGAAAGCTGGAGAAAGATTAACTAAGATAATGTCTGATGGGATTAATGAAAAAGACAGAGTTTTGTTTATTTCCTCGGAGTATTCTTTGAAAAGCAAAGCTTGCCATTTTGAACTAACAGAAGGAAGGAAAAAACAAGAGCTATCTTGGGAGAACGTTTTGTTTCCTATACACCTAGATAATTACTTATTTGACTTAGAAAAAGATGTTATTAGGCCAATCGAAAAGCAAGACGAATACTGGGAGAATATTACAGAACTTAAACGACTGAATTCGCTCTCCTTCATTGAATTTATAAATCCCAGTTCTAGGAACCAACTAGAATTTGAGAAACAAATATTTAGATTAATAGAAGGCTTGAGAAAATAA
- a CDS encoding T9SS type A sorting domain-containing protein has translation MKNYVFTLLVFISGSYAFSQDYDPDLVNTWYLVSTQGDLGDPYFTVDVEPPISPYITINEDLSFEGFGACNSFTGQFSVEPDLPSGYLYLTAFDATDDDCGFESHNLYEGFYFGILNVPGEKLLYFVDILPDSSIFWFQSWPGFELTFQLETLSVVENEKPTISIYPNPTSDYFVINKSIPADAEITLFSMSGQIQKLDYKTNGVYDVSFLTSGVYVVEITTSKEVFRSKVVKR, from the coding sequence ATGAAAAATTACGTCTTTACACTCTTAGTGTTCATCTCTGGGAGTTACGCGTTCTCTCAAGATTACGACCCAGATCTTGTGAATACCTGGTATCTAGTTTCGACTCAGGGAGATCTAGGCGACCCATACTTTACGGTAGATGTTGAACCTCCCATTAGTCCTTACATTACAATTAACGAAGACTTGAGTTTTGAAGGTTTTGGCGCTTGTAATTCATTTACTGGGCAATTCTCCGTAGAACCAGACCTTCCCTCAGGATATCTTTATTTAACGGCCTTTGATGCCACCGATGATGACTGTGGCTTTGAGTCACATAATTTATACGAAGGCTTCTATTTTGGAATTTTAAATGTACCAGGCGAAAAGTTGCTCTATTTTGTAGACATATTACCCGACTCCTCAATATTTTGGTTTCAATCATGGCCGGGGTTTGAACTTACCTTTCAGCTCGAGACCTTAAGTGTTGTTGAAAATGAAAAACCAACTATTTCGATTTACCCCAACCCTACTTCAGATTATTTCGTGATCAATAAATCTATTCCTGCAGATGCTGAGATTACCTTATTCAGCATGAGCGGTCAAATTCAAAAATTAGATTATAAAACCAATGGCGTTTATGACGTTTCTTTCCTTACCAGTGGGGTTTATGTTGTAGAGATCACTACAAGCAAAGAAGTTTTTAGGTCTAAAGTGGTTAAACGATGA
- a CDS encoding T9SS type A sorting domain-containing protein yields MKKLLLIVIVFGLWGNADAQDYDPELVNTWKLVAIDRDLLPTAYTTDVTPAITPYLKVNADLSFEGFGACNSFTGSFSVGVGTGLESIFIPEFSATDNTCDSESQNNYEDAYFWQLNLPVPLLEYEYSITTGSDGEPLLTLGFGSGFYLYFTPTTLNVNEQHLSPIKVYPNPTSDYFALSKSLTADSEIIIYSINGMQRNLTYNPTGQYDISDLANGVYFLEVITDQQVFRAKVVKR; encoded by the coding sequence ATGAAAAAACTTTTACTAATTGTAATTGTATTTGGTCTTTGGGGAAATGCCGATGCACAAGATTACGATCCTGAGTTAGTGAATACCTGGAAACTTGTTGCCATAGATAGAGATCTGTTACCCACAGCCTATACCACAGATGTAACCCCTGCTATAACACCATACCTAAAAGTTAATGCAGACCTAAGTTTTGAAGGCTTTGGAGCTTGCAATTCGTTTACAGGCAGTTTTTCTGTGGGCGTTGGAACTGGCTTAGAAAGTATTTTCATTCCCGAGTTCTCGGCAACAGATAACACTTGCGACTCGGAGAGTCAAAACAATTATGAGGACGCCTATTTCTGGCAGCTCAACCTACCTGTCCCTTTGCTTGAATACGAATATTCAATAACTACCGGCTCAGACGGAGAACCTCTTTTAACCCTTGGATTTGGCAGTGGGTTTTACTTGTATTTTACGCCAACCACTTTAAACGTTAATGAACAGCATTTATCACCAATCAAGGTTTACCCCAACCCTACTTCAGATTATTTCGCGCTCAGCAAATCTCTAACGGCAGACAGTGAAATAATTATATACAGCATTAATGGAATGCAGCGTAATTTGACTTACAACCCTACTGGGCAATATGATATTTCAGACCTTGCCAACGGCGTTTATTTTTTAGAGGTTATTACTGATCAGCAGGTGTTTAGGGCTAAGGTTGTTAAACGATAA
- the rho gene encoding transcription termination factor Rho, with translation MFDISELKTKKLPELQELAKTLSVPKYRSLKKLDLVYQILDYQAANPQAVKAVKEAQGPEEAPKAEQQQAPKQEQQNAPEKRQDNRGKQNQRQDNRRNQQQKNQQQKGQQNDDKGKDNNAKDNSGSKGQDNKGKNQKDNRKDNRNGGRNQKNQNNNNNNGNKDNRNRYREPDFEFEGIIESEGVLDIMQDGYGFLRSSDYNYLSSPDDIYVSQSQIRLFGLKTGDTVLGEVRPPKEGEKYFPLIKVSKINGLSPNVVRDRVSFEHLTPLFPDEKFNIADKQATISTRIMDLFSPIGKGQRGMIVSQPKTGKTMLLKDIANAIAANHPEVYQIVLLIDERPEEVTDMQRNVSGEVVASTFDKEASEHVRVANIVIEKAKRLVECGHDVVILLDSITRLARAYNTVQPASGKILSGGVDANALHKPKRFFGAARNIENGGSLSIIATALTETGSKMDEVIFEEFKGTGNMELQLDRRISNRRIFPAIDLMSSSTRRDDLLLDDNVIQRMWVMRKYLADMNPVEAMEFILDRVKQTRSNEEFLISMNG, from the coding sequence ATGTTTGATATCTCTGAATTAAAAACAAAAAAGCTACCCGAACTTCAGGAGTTAGCAAAAACGCTTAGTGTCCCCAAATACCGAAGCTTAAAGAAACTAGACCTTGTATACCAGATCTTGGATTACCAGGCAGCCAATCCGCAGGCGGTAAAAGCGGTAAAAGAAGCTCAAGGCCCAGAAGAAGCTCCAAAAGCAGAGCAGCAACAAGCGCCTAAGCAAGAGCAGCAGAACGCTCCAGAAAAAAGACAAGACAACCGCGGCAAGCAGAACCAACGCCAAGACAACCGTCGTAACCAGCAGCAGAAGAATCAGCAGCAAAAAGGACAACAAAACGACGACAAAGGCAAAGACAACAATGCCAAGGATAACAGCGGTTCTAAAGGCCAAGACAACAAAGGCAAGAATCAGAAAGACAACCGTAAGGACAACAGAAACGGGGGTCGCAATCAGAAGAACCAAAACAACAATAACAATAACGGCAATAAAGACAATCGCAACCGTTACCGCGAGCCAGACTTTGAGTTCGAGGGTATCATTGAGAGCGAGGGTGTACTAGACATCATGCAAGACGGCTACGGTTTCTTGCGTTCTAGTGACTACAACTATTTGTCGTCTCCAGACGATATTTATGTATCGCAGTCGCAGATCCGTTTGTTCGGATTAAAAACTGGAGATACAGTCCTCGGAGAAGTGCGCCCGCCTAAAGAAGGCGAAAAGTACTTCCCGCTCATCAAAGTGAGCAAGATCAACGGCCTGAGCCCAAATGTGGTGCGTGACCGAGTATCTTTCGAGCACTTAACGCCGCTCTTCCCAGATGAGAAATTCAATATAGCCGACAAGCAAGCCACCATCTCTACCCGTATCATGGACCTCTTCTCTCCTATTGGGAAAGGCCAGCGTGGTATGATCGTATCTCAACCTAAAACGGGTAAGACAATGCTTTTAAAAGACATTGCCAACGCCATTGCGGCCAATCACCCGGAGGTATATCAAATTGTACTGCTTATAGACGAGCGCCCAGAAGAGGTTACCGACATGCAACGTAACGTAAGTGGTGAGGTTGTAGCCTCGACCTTTGACAAGGAAGCTTCAGAACACGTTCGCGTAGCTAATATTGTAATAGAAAAGGCCAAGCGTTTGGTAGAATGCGGTCACGATGTAGTGATCCTTTTGGATTCCATTACGCGTTTAGCCCGTGCTTACAACACCGTACAGCCTGCCTCTGGTAAGATCCTTTCTGGGGGTGTAGATGCTAATGCGCTACACAAACCTAAGCGTTTCTTTGGTGCGGCCCGTAACATTGAGAACGGCGGAAGTTTGAGTATCATCGCTACGGCACTTACAGAAACAGGTTCTAAAATGGACGAGGTGATCTTTGAAGAATTCAAAGGAACCGGTAATATGGAACTGCAGTTAGACAGACGTATCTCTAACCGCAGAATATTCCCGGCTATTGACCTAATGAGCTCATCTACGCGTCGCGACGATCTGTTGTTAGACGACAATGTGATCCAACGTATGTGGGTAATGCGCAAGTATTTGGCAGACATGAACCCTGTAGAAGCCATGGAATTCATTCTAGACCGTGTAAAACAAACCCGTTCTAACGAAGAGTTCCTCATTTCTATGAATGGGTAG
- a CDS encoding DUF4293 domain-containing protein: MLQRIQTVYMLLASLALIGLYIWFPVVADNAGQVLVSKEELLVAIPMALAVVIIAISIFQFKKRQLQFVLNRLAVLLNFFLLGVFVYRALSVSGEAIASEKGIALLVPIVSIVFLALANKAIRRDEELVKSADRLR; this comes from the coding sequence ATGTTACAACGCATACAAACCGTTTATATGTTGTTGGCGAGTTTAGCACTAATTGGACTCTATATATGGTTTCCTGTGGTTGCTGACAACGCTGGCCAAGTATTGGTTTCCAAAGAGGAACTGTTGGTTGCTATACCTATGGCCCTTGCAGTAGTGATTATTGCAATTTCGATCTTTCAATTCAAAAAGAGACAGTTGCAGTTTGTCTTGAACAGACTGGCTGTACTGTTAAACTTTTTTTTACTAGGAGTTTTCGTGTATCGTGCCCTAAGTGTATCCGGAGAGGCTATTGCCTCAGAGAAGGGTATTGCGCTACTCGTGCCCATCGTTTCTATCGTTTTTCTGGCTTTGGCCAACAAAGCCATCAGACGGGACGAGGAGCTCGTAAAATCTGCGGACCGATTACGTTAA
- a CDS encoding metallophosphoesterase produces the protein MTKILLLSDTHSYIDDRILEYASGADEVWHAGDIGDLKVTDQLKALKPLRAVYGNIDDAEARAEFPEHNRFMCEGVDVWITHIGGNPGRYNQRVREEIYRNPPKLFICGHSHILKVMPDKKTGLLHMNPGAIGKHGFHKVRTMLRFEIDGEKIQNLEVIEMKR, from the coding sequence ATGACCAAAATCCTACTGCTTTCTGATACCCACTCCTATATCGACGATAGAATCTTGGAATATGCCTCTGGGGCCGACGAGGTATGGCATGCCGGAGACATAGGCGATCTTAAAGTTACCGACCAACTCAAAGCCCTAAAACCCCTACGCGCAGTTTACGGCAACATAGACGATGCCGAGGCACGAGCAGAGTTCCCGGAGCACAATCGTTTTATGTGTGAAGGTGTCGATGTATGGATCACCCACATTGGAGGCAATCCGGGGCGCTACAATCAACGCGTGCGCGAAGAAATTTATCGCAACCCACCCAAACTCTTTATTTGCGGGCATTCACACATCTTAAAGGTAATGCCCGATAAAAAAACAGGCTTGCTACACATGAACCCCGGCGCCATTGGTAAGCATGGGTTTCATAAAGTAAGGACTATGCTTCGCTTTGAGATTGATGGAGAGAAGATTCAGAATCTTGAAGTTATTGAGATGAAAAGATAG
- the truA gene encoding tRNA pseudouridine(38-40) synthase TruA, whose amino-acid sequence MRYFLEIAFDGTDFHGWQRQPNAISVQEALEEALRLVCKIDTGIVGAGRTDTGVHAAQIMAHVDTDLSLEEPQWQDKLNSFLPPSISIKSIRAVQDDAHARFHATGRTYKYYISLGKDPFGVRFSHVLHRNPDVALMNQAAQLLLGTQDFQCFSRSNTDVKTYICNLTTAHWEQEGHKLVFTITADRFLRNMVRAVVGTLLEVGYGKRTVESIPELIASKNRSEAGASAPAKGLFLHKVSYPEALYRS is encoded by the coding sequence TTGCGGTATTTTTTAGAAATAGCATTTGACGGCACCGACTTTCACGGCTGGCAACGCCAACCCAATGCCATCAGCGTGCAAGAAGCTTTAGAAGAAGCCTTGCGTCTGGTATGTAAGATAGATACTGGGATAGTGGGCGCGGGACGAACCGATACCGGAGTGCATGCTGCCCAGATCATGGCACATGTAGATACCGATCTCTCTTTAGAGGAACCCCAGTGGCAAGACAAGTTAAACAGTTTCTTACCGCCATCCATCAGCATAAAATCCATAAGAGCGGTACAAGACGATGCTCATGCGCGCTTTCACGCCACAGGCAGAACTTATAAATATTACATCAGCCTTGGGAAAGATCCTTTTGGGGTGCGCTTTAGTCATGTTTTGCACAGAAATCCAGATGTAGCTCTAATGAACCAGGCGGCCCAATTACTGCTTGGGACACAAGATTTTCAGTGTTTTTCGCGTTCCAATACCGATGTGAAGACCTATATCTGCAATTTGACAACGGCCCATTGGGAGCAAGAAGGTCATAAGCTCGTTTTTACTATTACTGCGGATCGTTTTTTGCGCAATATGGTGCGTGCAGTAGTAGGAACGCTATTAGAGGTAGGCTACGGAAAAAGAACTGTGGAATCTATTCCAGAACTTATCGCATCAAAAAATAGGAGCGAGGCAGGGGCTTCAGCTCCGGCAAAAGGCTTATTTTTACACAAGGTTAGCTATCCAGAAGCCCTCTACAGATCATGA
- a CDS encoding ABC transporter ATP-binding protein, with the protein MSEKSGKAFDFKLFKRLLGYTQAYKGTFYFVAFSVIMMSVLGVARPYVLKLAMDQAISGKNAELLLFFVLLMAGMLLFEVLFQFSFIFYANWLGQSVIRDIRVKLFGHMLRFKMAYFDKSAVGRLTTRAVNDIETISSIFSQGLFMIISDLLKMVAVLGVMFFMSWELSLIILPILPVLVYATRVFQRAMKSAFEEVRTQVANLNTFVQERITGMKIVQLFAREDTEYKAFHAINEKHKKAWIRTVWYNSIFFPIAEIASSVAIGLIAWYGARDIIGGGNISVGDITAFIMLSQMLFRPLRQIADKFNTLQMGMVAANRVFGVLDTESQIANQGTQTWDDAKGEITFQDVRFSYVEDEEVLKGISFKVAPGQTVAIVGATGAGKSTIINLLSRLYERNSGVIAVDGLPIEEYRLESLRKGIAIVLQDVFLFADSIFNNITLNDPNISEEEVIAAAKQIGVHDFIESLPNGYHYNVKERGSMLSSGQRQLLAFLRAYVSQPDILILDEATSSIDTYSEELIQKATEKLTEGRTSLVIAHRLATVKKADTIIVMDQGKIVEQGSHQELLAIDGGYYKNLYEVQFMAEEAV; encoded by the coding sequence ATGAGCGAAAAATCCGGAAAGGCATTCGATTTTAAATTATTCAAAAGACTCTTAGGGTATACCCAAGCCTATAAGGGTACTTTTTATTTTGTGGCCTTTTCTGTGATCATGATGTCTGTGTTGGGTGTGGCACGTCCTTATGTGCTCAAATTAGCCATGGACCAGGCCATCAGTGGAAAGAACGCAGAACTGCTGCTCTTCTTTGTACTGCTTATGGCAGGAATGCTGCTTTTTGAGGTCTTGTTTCAGTTCTCCTTTATCTTTTACGCAAACTGGTTAGGGCAAAGTGTTATTAGAGACATCCGCGTGAAGCTGTTTGGACATATGCTGCGCTTTAAAATGGCCTATTTTGACAAAAGTGCTGTGGGGCGTTTAACCACAAGAGCTGTAAACGATATTGAAACCATTTCGAGCATCTTCTCTCAAGGGCTCTTTATGATAATCAGTGATCTGCTTAAAATGGTTGCCGTATTGGGAGTGATGTTCTTTATGAGTTGGGAACTCTCTCTTATTATCTTACCTATTTTGCCGGTCTTGGTCTATGCGACAAGGGTTTTCCAAAGAGCAATGAAATCTGCTTTTGAGGAAGTGCGCACCCAGGTGGCCAATCTAAACACCTTTGTGCAAGAACGCATTACCGGAATGAAGATCGTGCAGTTGTTTGCTAGAGAGGACACCGAATACAAGGCTTTTCACGCCATAAACGAAAAGCACAAAAAAGCTTGGATCCGTACGGTTTGGTATAACTCTATCTTCTTTCCAATAGCAGAGATCGCATCTTCTGTAGCGATTGGTCTAATTGCCTGGTATGGTGCTAGAGACATCATAGGAGGGGGTAATATTTCTGTTGGAGACATTACGGCTTTTATCATGTTGTCGCAAATGCTCTTTAGACCGCTGCGTCAAATTGCAGACAAGTTCAACACCTTACAGATGGGAATGGTTGCTGCCAATCGCGTGTTTGGAGTGCTAGATACCGAATCGCAAATTGCCAACCAGGGTACGCAAACTTGGGACGACGCCAAAGGTGAGATCACTTTCCAAGACGTTCGCTTTAGCTATGTGGAAGACGAAGAAGTACTCAAAGGTATCTCCTTTAAGGTAGCGCCCGGACAAACTGTGGCCATAGTAGGCGCAACAGGGGCCGGAAAGTCTACCATCATTAACTTGCTCTCGCGCTTGTATGAGCGCAATTCTGGAGTCATTGCTGTAGATGGTCTCCCTATAGAAGAGTATCGTTTGGAATCGCTAAGAAAAGGTATCGCTATAGTTTTGCAAGACGTTTTCTTATTTGCGGATTCTATATTTAATAACATTACCCTGAATGATCCAAACATCTCCGAAGAAGAGGTGATCGCTGCGGCAAAACAGATCGGGGTGCACGACTTTATCGAGAGCTTACCCAACGGCTATCACTACAATGTAAAGGAGCGCGGAAGCATGCTCTCTTCTGGACAGCGACAACTATTGGCCTTTTTGAGAGCTTATGTGAGTCAGCCGGATATTCTCATCTTAGACGAAGCGACCTCCTCCATAGATACCTATTCCGAAGAGCTCATTCAAAAAGCCACAGAAAAACTTACCGAAGGACGCACTTCACTAGTTATCGCGCACCGTTTGGCTACCGTAAAAAAGGCCGACACCATTATTGTCATGGATCAAGGAAAGATCGTGGAGCAAGGCTCGCATCAGGAGTTATTGGCCATAGACGGAGGCTACTACAAGAACCTCTACGAGGTGCAATTTATGGCAGAAGAGGCTGTCTAG
- a CDS encoding DUF3667 domain-containing protein: MNCKNCNEPLEHGAQFCNHCGARVILEPFTFKYVTQDFEERFLNLDRNLLVRTLRDMLIRPKAVIDGYIDGVRKRHMNLANWLAVALTASGLMIFVVRNFYPESLDMQWMIDAMGESSKNNPFLQSLNQEDPTANMWWMEYQAILYILMIPIYALLSKITFIRQKAYSYLKHIVIVGYTQSWLSLAMTIPVLILLPLGANYMKMSYWILAINFLFSAYVYKRVFQLSFLGIVWRSLLFILVGLGLYIFIIIATILFMLAFGSAFGA, translated from the coding sequence ATGAATTGTAAAAACTGCAATGAACCCCTAGAACACGGTGCGCAATTCTGTAACCATTGTGGTGCGCGTGTCATTTTAGAACCTTTTACCTTTAAATACGTCACTCAAGATTTTGAGGAGCGATTCCTGAATTTAGACAGAAACTTACTTGTAAGAACCCTACGCGATATGCTAATTAGGCCCAAAGCGGTCATAGATGGTTATATAGACGGGGTGCGGAAACGTCATATGAATTTGGCCAATTGGCTTGCCGTTGCCTTGACGGCGAGTGGGCTTATGATCTTTGTGGTGCGCAATTTTTATCCGGAGTCCTTAGACATGCAATGGATGATCGACGCTATGGGTGAATCTTCTAAGAACAATCCATTCTTACAAAGCTTAAATCAAGAAGACCCGACAGCAAATATGTGGTGGATGGAATACCAGGCCATTCTCTACATACTGATGATCCCCATCTATGCACTTTTGTCTAAGATCACGTTTATAAGACAGAAAGCCTACTCTTATTTGAAGCATATTGTCATTGTGGGCTATACGCAATCTTGGTTGAGCCTCGCCATGACGATCCCCGTACTGATCTTATTGCCTCTGGGAGCGAATTATATGAAAATGAGTTATTGGATCCTCGCCATCAACTTCTTGTTCAGTGCCTATGTGTACAAGCGGGTGTTTCAACTCAGTTTCTTGGGTATAGTCTGGCGATCCCTGCTCTTTATTTTAGTGGGACTAGGTCTCTATATCTTTATAATTATTGCAACCATTCTCTTTATGCTTGCTTTCGGATCGGCCTTTGGAGCATAA